A window of the Gammaproteobacteria bacterium genome harbors these coding sequences:
- the pruA gene encoding L-glutamate gamma-semialdehyde dehydrogenase: MFEPYVNEPYSDFSDPDNAAAYQEALGDVRGKFTHHPLVIGGEKVVTDREIESLNPARPAEVVGTVSMADAKTAERALTAAWDAYATWSRLGADERARHLVKLAAILRDRKYEFSAWETLEASKNWLEAEADVAEAIDFCEYYARQAIELSKPVPVFSYPGEENESHLIPMGAGVVIPPWNFPLAILAGMAVGPVAAGNTVVVKPASTTPVVAAMFMQAVEDAGFPPGVINFLPGAGSEIGDVLVDHPRTRFINFTGSMEVGLRIGERAAVVHEGQLWLKRAYMEMGGKDALVVDETADLDAAAAAAVTSAYGFQGQKCSALSRLIVVEDVYDAVLDRVVEAVAALPVGPAEDNVRVNAVISAAQRRNILADIDRGRSEAKLLTGGDPVDLDDGYYIQPTVFADVAPDAYIAQHEIFGPVLSVLRATNFDQAVQIFNGTQYGLTGGLFSARRDRIERARQEFHVGNLYINRKITGALVGVQPFGGFNMSGSNAKAGGPGYLRLFMEMKTVTERWLV; encoded by the coding sequence TTGTTCGAGCCGTACGTGAATGAGCCGTATTCAGACTTCTCCGACCCAGACAACGCAGCCGCCTACCAGGAGGCCCTTGGAGACGTTCGGGGTAAGTTCACGCACCATCCGCTGGTGATCGGTGGTGAGAAGGTGGTGACAGATCGAGAAATCGAGAGCCTGAACCCTGCACGTCCCGCCGAGGTCGTCGGCACGGTTTCGATGGCCGATGCCAAAACCGCCGAGCGTGCTCTCACCGCCGCGTGGGATGCCTATGCGACATGGTCCCGACTCGGCGCCGATGAGCGGGCCCGGCACCTGGTCAAGCTCGCGGCGATCCTTCGCGATCGCAAGTATGAGTTCTCGGCGTGGGAGACGCTGGAGGCATCGAAGAACTGGCTGGAAGCCGAGGCCGATGTCGCCGAGGCCATCGATTTCTGCGAGTACTACGCGAGACAGGCCATCGAGCTTTCGAAACCCGTTCCGGTGTTCTCCTACCCCGGAGAGGAGAACGAGTCCCATCTGATTCCGATGGGCGCCGGTGTCGTGATCCCACCGTGGAACTTCCCACTCGCCATCCTGGCCGGAATGGCCGTGGGGCCGGTCGCCGCCGGGAACACGGTTGTTGTCAAACCGGCATCGACGACACCGGTCGTGGCAGCGATGTTCATGCAGGCCGTTGAGGATGCAGGCTTTCCTCCGGGCGTCATCAACTTCCTACCCGGCGCCGGGAGCGAAATCGGCGATGTCCTGGTCGATCATCCGAGGACTCGCTTCATCAACTTCACAGGATCTATGGAGGTGGGGCTGCGGATCGGTGAACGGGCCGCCGTCGTGCACGAAGGGCAACTTTGGCTCAAGAGGGCCTACATGGAGATGGGCGGAAAGGATGCACTCGTCGTCGATGAGACCGCCGACCTCGACGCGGCTGCCGCTGCTGCGGTTACGAGTGCGTACGGATTCCAGGGCCAGAAGTGTTCGGCACTGTCGAGGCTGATCGTGGTCGAGGACGTCTACGACGCGGTACTCGACAGAGTCGTCGAAGCAGTAGCGGCGCTGCCGGTGGGTCCTGCAGAAGACAATGTGCGAGTCAACGCGGTGATCAGCGCCGCTCAGCGGCGCAACATCCTCGCCGATATCGACCGGGGCAGAAGCGAAGCCAAGTTACTGACCGGTGGAGATCCCGTGGATCTCGACGATGGCTACTACATCCAACCGACCGTATTCGCGGACGTCGCTCCGGATGCATACATCGCACAGCATGAGATCTTCGGACCCGTGCTGTCGGTTCTTCGCGCCACGAACTTCGACCAGGCCGTGCAGATCTTCAACGGTACGCAGTACGGCCTGACGGGAGGCTTGTTCTCGGCACGTCGGGACCGCATCGAACGTGCGCGCCAGGAGTTTCATGTGGGGAACCTGTACATCAACCGCAAGATCACCGGCGCCCTGGTCGGAGTCCAGCCGTTCGGCGGCTTCAACATGTCCGGCTCGAACGCGAAGGCCGGGGGACCCGGTTACCTGCGTCTGTTCATGGAGATGAAGACGGTTACCGAACGCTGGCTCGTCTAG